A single region of the Acidiferrobacteraceae bacterium genome encodes:
- the tolB gene encoding Tol-Pal system beta propeller repeat protein TolB yields the protein MRSLVSITLLLATLLPAAPAAAILKIEITQGVAGGIPIAVVPFGRPKGAPMPQDVAAIVRADLARSGRFAPLAADKLPARPTRNRDVVYKDWRLVKVDALVIGTVQRRKDGRYQIEFRLMDVYKQRQLTGYRYVVAEKRLRAIAHQIADRIYEKLTGEPGVFNTRVAYVSRQGVGKNVRFQLNVADSDGYNPVAIVTSPEPIMSPAWSPDGKQIAYVSFEAKRSMIYLQSVITGKRERLAQYPGINSAPAFAPDGRRLAMTLSRDGNAEIYVMDLKTKHLKRLTFDPAIDTEPTWSPDGSQIIFTSDRAGGPQLYRKSASGGAPTRLTYEGSYNARARYAPDGKSVAFVTRRNGRYDIGVMNLGSGSVDVLTNTRLDESPSFAPNGSMILYATEIQGRGVLASVSSDGRVRQLYTLTDADIREPAWSPYLPR from the coding sequence ATGCGCAGCCTGGTATCCATTACATTGCTTCTTGCAACCCTCCTGCCTGCAGCACCGGCAGCGGCCATACTCAAGATCGAAATCACCCAGGGTGTGGCAGGCGGGATCCCGATTGCGGTGGTCCCGTTCGGCCGACCCAAGGGTGCACCAATGCCGCAGGATGTCGCCGCCATCGTCCGGGCCGACCTGGCGCGCAGTGGTCGCTTCGCGCCACTGGCGGCTGACAAGCTGCCGGCAAGGCCAACGCGCAACCGGGACGTAGTCTACAAGGACTGGCGCCTGGTGAAGGTGGACGCGCTGGTGATTGGAACTGTCCAGCGAAGGAAGGATGGGCGCTACCAGATCGAATTTCGCCTGATGGATGTGTACAAACAGCGGCAGCTGACCGGCTATCGCTACGTGGTTGCAGAGAAACGCCTGCGCGCGATCGCGCACCAGATCGCAGACCGAATCTACGAAAAGCTTACCGGCGAGCCGGGTGTGTTCAACACACGTGTTGCCTACGTGAGCCGCCAGGGTGTGGGGAAGAATGTCAGGTTCCAGCTGAATGTAGCCGATTCGGATGGCTACAATCCGGTGGCGATCGTGACCTCGCCCGAGCCGATTATGTCGCCGGCCTGGTCTCCTGACGGCAAACAGATCGCCTACGTGTCGTTCGAAGCCAAGCGCTCCATGATTTACCTGCAGAGCGTAATCACCGGCAAGCGCGAGCGGCTGGCCCAGTACCCCGGGATCAATAGCGCGCCGGCATTCGCCCCCGATGGGCGACGGCTGGCCATGACCCTGTCCCGCGATGGGAACGCGGAAATCTACGTCATGGATCTGAAGACCAAGCACCTGAAGCGTTTGACCTTCGATCCCGCCATCGATACGGAACCGACCTGGTCTCCGGATGGCAGTCAGATCATTTTTACCTCGGATCGTGCCGGCGGCCCGCAGCTGTATCGCAAGTCCGCCTCAGGCGGAGCACCCACGCGTCTGACCTATGAAGGAAGCTACAATGCTCGTGCGCGCTATGCACCGGATGGCAAGTCGGTCGCCTTTGTGACCCGCAGGAACGGCCGCTACGACATTGGTGTCATGAACCTGGGCAGCGGTTCCGTGGACGTTCTCACCAATACCCGTCTGGACGAGTCCCCGAGTTTCGCGCCCAACGGGAGCATGATTCTGTACGCAACCGAGATTCAGGGACGAGGTGTATTGGCCTCGGTCTCTTCCGACGGGCGTGTGCGCCAGCTGTATACCCTGACCGATGCCGACATCCGCGAACCGGCGTGGTCCCCCTATCTTCCCCGTTGA
- the tolA gene encoding cell envelope integrity protein TolA, which yields MAIRHRSHAKDSARALGLALLVHGTVLALLAIQLRSSAPLATPAPVIQAKVVRATSQAPEPSAAQRAAARREAESRKRAEERARQQQARHEAELKRKADARKRAEAKRKAEAKRKAEAKRKAEAKRKAEAERQKRAQHQLQQQLAAEEAQRAKDAERARAMQEAAGFKSRIFARISRNWIVPPQVDRGLSCTVLVRLVPGGEVLSVAIKRRSGDANFDRSVENAVYKSSPLPVPDDAAAFEQLRELELTFSPNDIQR from the coding sequence GTGGCGATTCGGCACCGATCCCATGCCAAGGATTCGGCCCGGGCGCTGGGTCTTGCCCTGTTGGTGCATGGCACCGTCCTGGCCCTGCTGGCGATCCAGTTGCGATCCAGTGCGCCGCTGGCGACGCCGGCACCGGTAATCCAGGCCAAGGTAGTTCGTGCTACCAGCCAGGCACCGGAGCCTAGCGCGGCCCAACGCGCGGCGGCGCGCAGGGAAGCGGAAAGCCGCAAACGGGCCGAGGAGCGGGCGCGGCAACAGCAGGCGCGGCACGAGGCGGAGCTGAAGCGTAAAGCGGACGCGCGCAAACGGGCCGAGGCAAAGCGGAAGGCCGAGGCAAAGCGGAAGGCCGAGGCAAAGCGGAAGGCCGAGGCAAAGCGGAAGGCCGAGGCGGAACGGCAGAAACGCGCGCAACATCAGTTGCAGCAACAACTGGCGGCAGAAGAGGCGCAGCGCGCGAAGGACGCAGAACGTGCGCGGGCCATGCAGGAGGCGGCGGGATTCAAGTCCAGGATCTTCGCGCGCATCAGCCGCAACTGGATTGTTCCGCCTCAGGTCGATCGCGGTCTGTCGTGTACGGTACTGGTGCGCCTGGTCCCCGGCGGCGAAGTGCTCAGTGTCGCAATCAAGAGGCGGAGCGGGGACGCGAATTTCGACCGCTCGGTGGAGAACGCGGTATACAAGTCGTCGCCTTTACCGGTACCGGACGATGCGGCGGCCTTTGAACAATTGCGGGAACTCGAGCTGACGTTCTCGCCCAATGACATACAGCGGTAG
- the tolR gene encoding protein TolR: MTEPLLRRQPRKPMSDINVVPYIDVMLVLLVIFIIAAPLLSQGVKVDLPQAAARAVDTKDPENLVVTVDREGHYYLDDRPIDEKALRRKVGAILAARPLTTVLIRGDRRVPYGTVVQAMVLLQNSGAPSVGLITEPPPRR, from the coding sequence ATGACCGAGCCTTTGTTACGACGCCAGCCACGCAAGCCGATGTCGGATATCAATGTCGTACCCTACATCGACGTGATGCTTGTTCTGCTGGTGATCTTTATCATCGCCGCGCCCCTGTTGAGTCAGGGGGTGAAAGTGGACTTGCCCCAGGCCGCTGCGCGGGCCGTAGATACGAAAGATCCGGAAAACTTGGTGGTGACTGTGGATCGTGAGGGTCATTACTATCTGGACGATCGGCCTATCGATGAAAAGGCCCTGCGACGCAAGGTCGGCGCCATCCTCGCGGCGCGGCCACTGACCACGGTGTTGATCCGGGGCGATCGTCGTGTGCCCTACGGGACCGTTGTGCAGGCGATGGTGCTGCTGCAAAACAGTGGCGCGCCCAGTGTAGGCTTGATCACGGAACCGCCCCCGCGGCGGTGA
- the tolQ gene encoding protein TolQ, with amino-acid sequence MNPVSQKVSILGLVGEASLLVQLVMLLLLAASFVSWTMIFRKWFQLRRARRIADEFEDRFWGGASLDQLYTELNRRDTDAIGMEDIFLSGFREFRRLLTHAHGTTTEMLDSVRRSMRVAMTAEIDELETHLSFLATVGSTSPYVGLFGTVWGIMNSFRALGAVQQASIAHVAPGIAEALIATAMGLFAAIPAVIAYNRYSNRVERLITRYEIFMEEFSSVIQRQLVRAPK; translated from the coding sequence ATGAACCCGGTATCACAAAAGGTATCCATCCTTGGGCTGGTTGGCGAGGCGAGTCTGCTGGTGCAGCTCGTGATGCTGCTCCTCCTTGCGGCCTCATTCGTGTCGTGGACCATGATCTTCCGCAAGTGGTTTCAGCTTCGCCGTGCGCGCCGCATTGCCGACGAGTTCGAGGATCGCTTCTGGGGAGGCGCGTCCCTGGATCAGCTGTATACCGAACTCAATCGGCGGGACACCGACGCCATCGGTATGGAAGACATATTCCTCAGCGGCTTTCGTGAGTTTCGCCGTTTGCTCACCCACGCCCACGGGACCACTACCGAGATGCTGGATTCCGTGCGCCGCTCCATGCGCGTGGCCATGACCGCCGAAATCGATGAGCTGGAAACCCATTTGTCCTTCCTGGCCACGGTTGGCTCCACCAGTCCCTACGTAGGTCTGTTCGGCACCGTGTGGGGCATTATGAATTCCTTCCGCGCCCTGGGTGCGGTACAGCAGGCATCCATCGCCCACGTCGCGCCCGGTATCGCCGAGGCCCTGATCGCGACGGCCATGGGATTGTTTGCGGCCATTCCCGCGGTCATTGCATACAACCGTTACTCGAATCGCGTGGAGCGCCTTATTACCCGCTACGAGATATTCATGGAGGAATTCTCCAGCGTGATCCAGCGCCAGCTGGTGAGGGCGCCGAAATGA
- the ybgC gene encoding tol-pal system-associated acyl-CoA thioesterase — MSTFTLSMRVYYEDTDSGGVVYYANYLRFMERARTEWLRSLGFEQDELLRDNGILFAVRTARLDFLKPARFNDLLEVTAEPERQGKASVDFRQQVRRGEELLCTGEIRLACIDAERFVPAPIPEEIARRFSSAGSPAAGTVKARTVR, encoded by the coding sequence GTGAGTACGTTTACACTTTCCATGCGCGTCTACTACGAAGACACCGATTCCGGCGGGGTCGTGTATTACGCGAACTACCTTCGTTTCATGGAGCGCGCCCGAACCGAATGGCTGCGGTCCCTGGGTTTCGAGCAGGACGAACTTTTGCGCGATAACGGAATCCTATTTGCCGTGCGTACCGCGAGACTGGATTTCCTGAAACCGGCGAGATTCAACGATCTGCTGGAAGTGACGGCGGAACCGGAGCGGCAGGGCAAGGCCAGTGTCGACTTTCGCCAGCAGGTACGCCGCGGCGAGGAACTGTTGTGTACCGGGGAGATTCGCCTGGCGTGTATCGACGCCGAGCGTTTTGTCCCGGCGCCGATTCCGGAGGAGATTGCACGCCGGTTTTCGTCCGCAGGGAGCCCGGCGGCGGGAACTGTAAAGGCGCGCACGGTACGATGA
- the ruvB gene encoding Holliday junction branch migration DNA helicase RuvB produces the protein MIENDRLISAHVMSTPEELAHDRALRPHRIGEYIGQPHVHQQLEVFIAAALKRKEPLDHVLLFGPPGLGKTTLAHVIANEMGANLRQTSGPVLERPGDLAALLTNLEPNDVLFIDEIHRLSPVVEEILYPAMEDYQLDIVIGEGPAARSIKLDLPPFTLIGATTRAGLLTSPLRDRFGIVLRLEFYRPDDLARIVQRSAGILSVQTTSEGVQAIAARSRGTPRIANRLLRRTRDFAEIKGDGTLTGDIAASALSMLEVDEQGFDTLDRKLIRTVIENFDGGPVGIDSLAAAISEERGTIEDVVEPFLIQQGFLMRTPRGRVATRKAWEYFGLAVPQAAARLQEDLFDES, from the coding sequence ATGATCGAAAACGACCGACTGATATCGGCCCATGTGATGTCTACACCGGAGGAGCTGGCCCACGATCGCGCCCTGCGTCCGCATCGCATTGGCGAGTACATCGGCCAGCCCCATGTGCACCAGCAACTGGAGGTCTTCATCGCCGCCGCGCTCAAGCGCAAGGAGCCGCTTGACCATGTGCTCCTGTTTGGCCCGCCCGGCCTGGGCAAGACCACCTTGGCCCATGTGATCGCCAACGAGATGGGGGCCAACCTGCGTCAGACCTCGGGCCCGGTGCTGGAGCGTCCGGGAGACCTGGCAGCGCTCTTGACCAACCTCGAACCCAACGACGTGTTGTTTATCGATGAGATCCATCGCCTCAGCCCGGTTGTGGAGGAAATCCTGTATCCGGCCATGGAGGACTACCAGCTCGACATCGTGATTGGCGAGGGACCGGCAGCCCGTTCGATCAAGCTGGATCTGCCACCCTTTACGCTCATTGGTGCGACCACCCGTGCCGGCCTGCTCACGTCACCGCTGCGCGACCGTTTTGGTATCGTTCTTCGGCTGGAGTTCTATCGGCCTGATGACCTTGCCAGAATCGTGCAACGTTCTGCCGGTATCCTGAGCGTGCAAACCACTTCCGAAGGCGTGCAGGCCATCGCCGCTCGTTCCCGTGGTACGCCCCGCATTGCCAACCGCCTGCTGCGGCGGACCCGCGACTTCGCCGAGATCAAAGGCGATGGCACGCTGACCGGCGACATTGCCGCGTCTGCACTCAGCATGTTAGAAGTGGATGAACAGGGTTTCGATACCCTGGATCGGAAGCTGATCCGCACCGTGATCGAGAACTTCGACGGCGGCCCGGTAGGCATCGACAGTCTTGCCGCAGCCATCAGCGAGGAACGCGGCACCATCGAGGACGTGGTCGAACCGTTTCTGATCCAGCAGGGTTTTCTCATGCGTACGCCGCGGGGCCGGGTCGCCACGCGCAAGGCGTGGGAGTATTTCGGACTGGCTGTGCCGCAGGCGGCGGCGCGGCTGCAAGAGGATTTGTTTGACGAATCCTGA
- the ruvA gene encoding Holliday junction branch migration protein RuvA → MIGRLRGTLVHKEPPVLLVDVGGVGYELEAPMATFYDLPVVGETVTLHTHLVVRDDAHLLYGFSRESQRRLFRNLLKVSGVGPRVALALLSGLSEQEFADCVASEDIARISRVPGIGRKTAERLIVEMRDKVQGGTVEPGGPAAASDVPLNAVGEAVSALMALGYKPNEASRLVRGVQTEGLGTEDIIRQALKGAAG, encoded by the coding sequence ATGATCGGGCGCTTGCGCGGTACCCTGGTTCATAAGGAGCCACCGGTGCTACTGGTGGATGTCGGTGGTGTCGGCTACGAACTCGAGGCACCCATGGCGACGTTTTATGATCTTCCAGTCGTGGGGGAAACCGTGACCCTGCACACCCACCTGGTGGTCCGCGACGATGCCCACCTGCTCTATGGCTTCTCGCGCGAGTCCCAACGTCGCCTTTTTCGCAACCTGCTCAAGGTCAGTGGTGTCGGTCCGCGCGTGGCCCTGGCCCTGCTTTCGGGGCTCAGCGAGCAGGAGTTTGCCGATTGCGTCGCCAGCGAGGACATCGCCCGCATCAGCCGGGTCCCCGGTATTGGCCGGAAGACCGCCGAGCGCCTGATCGTGGAAATGCGCGACAAGGTGCAGGGAGGTACAGTGGAGCCCGGTGGGCCGGCAGCAGCGAGCGATGTGCCCCTGAATGCCGTGGGCGAGGCGGTGAGTGCGCTCATGGCCCTGGGGTACAAGCCGAATGAGGCCAGCCGCCTGGTGCGGGGCGTGCAGACCGAAGGCCTGGGTACCGAGGACATTATTCGACAGGCGCTCAAGGGCGCCGCGGGGTAG
- the ruvC gene encoding crossover junction endodeoxyribonuclease RuvC, with translation MRILGVDPGSRLTGFGIVEVGERGRLVYVASGCIRTPPEELAPRLKSIFDGIIEVIATHNPDVMAIEKVFLARNADSALKLGQARGAAICAGLHHDLPLAEYTALQIKQAVVGTGRAQKNQVQHMVTALLQLSGTPQADAADALACAICHAHSSSGIAAAFAGMKRARR, from the coding sequence ATGCGAATCCTCGGCGTCGATCCTGGCTCCCGTCTTACCGGCTTCGGAATCGTCGAAGTGGGCGAACGTGGCCGTCTGGTCTACGTCGCCTCCGGTTGTATCCGCACGCCCCCGGAAGAACTGGCCCCACGCCTGAAGTCGATTTTCGACGGAATTATCGAAGTAATCGCGACTCACAACCCCGATGTCATGGCGATCGAGAAAGTATTTCTCGCGCGCAATGCGGACTCGGCCCTGAAGCTCGGTCAGGCCCGTGGCGCGGCCATCTGCGCCGGTCTACACCATGATTTGCCCCTGGCCGAGTACACGGCCCTGCAGATCAAACAGGCTGTGGTGGGTACCGGTCGTGCGCAGAAGAACCAGGTACAGCACATGGTGACGGCCCTGTTGCAGTTGTCCGGCACGCCCCAGGCCGATGCGGCTGACGCCCTGGCCTGTGCCATCTGTCATGCCCATAGCAGTTCCGGCATTGCCGCGGCGTTCGCGGGCATGAAGAGGGCACGCCGATGA
- a CDS encoding YebC/PmpR family DNA-binding transcriptional regulator, which translates to MAGHSKWANIRFRKGAQDAKRGKIFTRLIREITVAARMGGGDASANPRLRTAIDKALAQNMPKDNIERAIKRGTGELEGVQYEEVRYEGYGPNGVAVMVDCATDNRNRTVSEVRHAFSKHGGNLGTDGSVAYLFTRMGVLAYPSETDEDKVMEAALEAGADDVVQEGDGSIEVQTTPEEFDAVCTAMKSAGLEPEVAEVTERASTEVYLDGEEGEKMLRLLDALEELDDVQQVYSNADFSEELLQQEAG; encoded by the coding sequence ATGGCCGGCCATAGCAAATGGGCCAACATCCGTTTCCGCAAGGGCGCACAGGACGCCAAGCGCGGAAAAATCTTCACCCGCCTGATCCGTGAAATCACTGTCGCGGCCCGTATGGGCGGCGGCGATGCGTCCGCCAATCCCCGTCTGCGCACCGCCATCGACAAGGCCCTGGCGCAGAATATGCCCAAGGACAATATCGAGCGCGCGATCAAGCGTGGCACCGGCGAACTGGAAGGCGTCCAGTATGAGGAGGTACGCTACGAAGGCTACGGTCCCAACGGCGTCGCGGTGATGGTGGATTGCGCCACCGACAATCGCAACCGTACGGTTTCCGAGGTCCGTCACGCCTTCTCCAAGCATGGTGGCAATCTCGGCACTGACGGTTCGGTGGCCTATCTGTTCACGCGCATGGGCGTGCTGGCTTACCCCAGCGAAACCGACGAGGACAAGGTCATGGAAGCGGCTCTGGAGGCCGGCGCCGACGACGTCGTGCAGGAAGGCGACGGAAGTATCGAGGTACAAACCACACCGGAAGAATTCGATGCCGTGTGCACGGCCATGAAGAGCGCGGGACTGGAACCCGAAGTGGCTGAAGTAACGGAACGCGCGTCCACCGAGGTCTATCTCGATGGCGAAGAAGGGGAAAAGATGCTGCGCTTGCTGGATGCCCTGGAAGAGCTCGACGATGTGCAACAGGTGTACAGCAACGCCGATTTCTCCGAAGAGTTGCTGCAACAGGAGGCGGGCTAG
- a CDS encoding phosphatase PAP2 family protein — protein sequence MESASPTPRVAMGWFYGGLAVLLGVFILVWATGSNRPLFLLLNAVSQFTGDDLWAHITLLGEGLLAFAILGPLVRRDPELAWSLIIAAVLGTLAIHGLKHALHLPRPASLLASSQIHIIGPRLLTGSFPSGHASTVVLLATVVGLHHRRPWILVSLPIPVLLVAFSRVVVGAHWPLDVLGGLVLGWTVGHISVWLARRWPIGLGRKWQIGIIILSLACGAAFWDANTGQVLARNFQHLLSALTVVLGLWALYGVFRRQSDAPS from the coding sequence TTGGAATCGGCTTCCCCAACGCCCAGGGTCGCGATGGGCTGGTTCTACGGCGGCTTGGCCGTCTTGCTGGGAGTCTTCATCCTGGTCTGGGCCACGGGCTCCAATCGGCCGCTTTTCCTGTTGCTCAACGCGGTCAGCCAGTTCACGGGCGACGACCTGTGGGCCCACATCACCTTACTGGGCGAAGGGCTGTTGGCATTCGCCATCTTGGGCCCCCTGGTCCGGCGCGATCCTGAGCTTGCCTGGTCGCTGATTATTGCGGCGGTACTCGGGACTCTTGCGATACACGGGCTCAAGCACGCCCTGCACCTGCCACGGCCGGCCAGTCTCTTGGCCTCTTCGCAAATCCATATCATCGGTCCGAGGTTGCTGACCGGCTCCTTTCCGTCCGGGCATGCAAGCACCGTGGTGTTGCTGGCGACCGTGGTGGGTCTGCACCACCGGCGGCCATGGATTCTGGTTTCGCTGCCGATTCCGGTGCTGCTTGTGGCCTTCTCGCGGGTGGTGGTGGGCGCCCACTGGCCCCTGGACGTGTTGGGCGGATTGGTGCTGGGATGGACGGTGGGCCACATCAGCGTGTGGTTGGCGCGCCGCTGGCCGATCGGCCTGGGCAGGAAGTGGCAGATCGGAATCATTATTCTGTCCCTGGCCTGCGGGGCAGCTTTCTGGGATGCCAACACCGGGCAGGTTCTGGCGCGGAATTTCCAGCACCTGTTGAGCGCGTTGACCGTGGTGCTGGGTCTGTGGGCCCTCTACGGTGTTTTCCGGCGTCAGAGCGACGCTCCGAGCTAG